The sequence CCCAAACATCCCTCTCCCCCCACACGATGCCTGTGCATTGTTTAGACCTCCGAGATGTTCAGAAGCAGCCCCCCTCTTAATTCCTTAATTTGGTCATCGAGGCAAGGAGATTCTTGGGTTggcggagggggggagagaggcatTTCCCCTCTCTGTGGAAGGCGTTGGTGCCTCTCATCCTGCTGGCCACGACGGCACATCTGGGCTTCTGACTGTGGCCTCCTCCCAGCCTTCTCCTGTTTTACAGCAAAGGAGGTGAGCTGAGGCCTTTGCTGCCTGGCAGAAGCTGATCCAGGGTGAGTCGAGATCCCCTGAGATGGAACAGGTGCCCCAGGTGGAAGGAAGCAGCCGGCTGGCCCGTTACGACCCTCCACTCAGTTTCAACCAAAGCAAAAGATTTGGACTGGATCTGGCTACTGTGAAATGTGGGGCTGAAGGCAAAGGTTCCTTGGTCTGCGAGGGGCTGCCCCTGGGGCTGGGGGTGGTCAGAATGCTGCAACGAGGTTGCTGCTGGGCAGCACCAAAATGAGCCACTAGGGACACCTGCTACTAGTGCATTTCTCGGCACAGCTCTGTGTACTTGCCTTGACCTCTTGACTGCACAACGGGGTCTTGGTTCTGGGTATCTAAAGAAgtacctcctcctccccctcccatctgctGAGATCCGCTGGAGAAGCCCACACAGACAGGTTCAGCAGAGGctcctggccaagggcctcttCTGTGGGGGCCCCTGCCTGAAGGCACATCTGTTGCCTGAGGAGTGTTAAGGCAGCCTTTTCCCCCTTGGCTCGAGGCCAAGAAACACCAGTGGTCTTCCAGAGGCTGTTGGGCCCCCAGCAGCCAACAGGGCCAGTGATCAGGCGGTGGTGGCAgtgatgggaggtgcagtccagcaacatctggagggacagggGTCCTGTAGCCCAGCCTCAGCCTGATGTGTGCTCAAAAGGGCTGTGTCTGTAGCCACTGGCTGGAGTTCATTTTGTTCTGTCTCACGGTTTAAATTGACTTTGTCCCCTAATCGGTTTTATCTGTCTTGCTGCATCTGTTTTCTATAATTGAAAGTTTGTGGGGGAATCTTTTGGGCTAGAAGTGGGATGTCAATAATAAACAACTGCACAGGGCACTCTTCATCCTATTATATTTccaggggggggaagagggggccCTGGAAGCTCTTCTGCATCCCTTGTGAGTGGCTGAGCTCCTAAAAGTGACTTTCTGGGCTTCAAAGGGCAccctggaggggaaatggggagggggggagatgagAGGGAAGGAAACTTTGGAAAACCTCCTCGGAGGAATGGAGGACATCTGTGACGCCCTGTGCTGGCTGGGCACTCCCCCCCCATAGCAGCCCCCCACTGGAGCCCCCACTGCCACACGAAGCAATGCTGTGTGATCTCTTGTTTTGCTCTCTTGAGGGGGGAGGGTTCTCTGCCACCTCCATGCTTTAGTGACTCTGCTTTTGTCTAGGGTTAGCATTCTCTATCCACCCCCTCGGCTAACACCCCTACGTACTAACAGGAGCAAAACAACAGGGATGTTCTCATGGATTatatttcctccctccctctaagGAGGGGGGCAtgctttcttctccctctttttatccttacagcaaccttgtgaggtaggttatgctaagAAAGTGACTgtttggcccaagggcacccagtgagcttcatggcacttGAACCAGAGTCTAGATACCCACTGGCTGACCCTCTTCATGGGGcgtggaggaggagcagggcagCAGCTCCTGGGGCAATTCTGGGCTAGGCCACCATCTCCTGGGCCTCTTCAGGATTAGTCTTACATTAATCACTTTTTACAACTCTGACAGGAGCCCAATTTTAGTGAcaagttacatttttttttaggATATCACCAATTTTACCTTGAAATTATTTAAGCAGTTGTTAATTTCCATTCTCCATTGGGCACTTGCCTGTTGGGCCAACGGCTTCCCTGGCTGGTTTCCCACTTCTGGGATCTCCCAAGCAAGCGTTACTGTCGGTCTTGCTGTTGCTAGCAGTGTGCTCCTTAAATTCATGTCTTGCTGGCCTGACTGCCAACTGACacttattttgccagagtttgtgtgcTCCAGCTGCAAATgaggaccagcttccactgccttCAGTGGATGTGCAGGGAGGGATTGCACTGCTGGGAGTCGCCAGGGCTGAGGAGAGCAACTGGCAGCAGATCCTTCCTTGGCAGCCTCTAGAAGGAGCAGGCAGGAACCCTCCTCGCCTCTCCTGCAGCTCCTGCTCCCACCAGACACAGTGAGAGAGAGTGGCCAGGGATTGCTCTGGAGGCCACCCTCTTGCTGGACTAGGCAGATCTGGATCTGAAAAGGGCATAGGCTGGCAGCTGACAAaggggtcaaccagatgcctcttctgggaggccTGTGCctagattgggggggggctgcttgGGAACCACTTGTAAGAAAATACAAGCCAAGAAAGGGGGAAGAGGACCCAAGAGCTGCCCCAGAGAAGGCCAGGCCAGAACAGAGAGAAGCCAGTTGTATGGCTCTGCTGGTGCTTTATTGGGGAAGATGCTGAGCCGCTTAATTTGGCCAGGCTCTTTCTCCAGGTACGGTGGAGGTAGGGCTGGTCCCTCTGCCTCGAGTAAATGTGTTGAAGTGGCGGTTTTAAATGTTGCAGCCAAGAAGAGAAAGGGGCATCTCCTTCCAGCAGATCCAACGTGAGAGCAGGAGAAGCGAGCGAGTCTGCAGCACCTGGCCCCTGTCACTTCACACGGGTGAAGACATTCCTGCCAATCCTGCAAGGAAACAGAGCAGTCAGCTGCCTCATCCTTCTGCTGATCTCTTCCTAGAAGCAGACTTGGACCTGGTGCCCCTCGGCACCCCTCTCTTAATCCCAGGGGACAATGGGGCTTTGTTGCCTCGCCTCAGGGGCACCCTCCTGTTAGTCAGAGCACAGATGCCCCTTCCCACAGCATTCTAGGAACAGTCCTCACTTTTTGGAGACTTGCTGCCGCACCCCGCCCAGGCAAGGCTCCTTAAGCCAAGGGGGCAGGCCTCCAGCTCCCACCTGTGGGGCAGAGTCTAAATCCCAGGCATGtgcagcagcggggggggggataagAGTGGTCTGTGGCAGATTTGTGCCTTGGCAGGGAAGTGGAGCGCCCACAGTGTACAACAGGGCAGATATAGGACCACCCGGAATGCCACAGGCCTCCCTCAGCCTTTGTGACTTGGatgttaaacaaaattaagctgcATGGAGGGCAGGATGAGGAAAGGGAAATGCCTGGCTGGGGCAAGTGAGGGGCTGTCCAGAAGCGAAACTGACAGTACAGAAGGTTGTAACCAGGTTGCCTGAGAGACCACTAATAAACCTCATAGGCCACTGTGTTCTGTGGGAGAGTGTCTCCTTAAAGTCCTTAAGAATAGACGCCTGCTCCACAGAAGCTCAGAGCAGGGCCTTCAGtctggctgcccctgttctggtGAACAGATTTCGTGCTGAGGCACAACGGGTGCCCCccatctgcactttctggaaaccaTCGGAGACATTCTTGTTTCaccaagcttttccagctggatgaaaattttgtattgttttcaaaCTGATCTTCATTTTTGGTATTGTTTTAATGGCATCTTTATAAATTGCCTTGAGACACACGTAAAAGGCGATTCATAAGCTAAAGAAGAGGCAGAAGGAAGCCCAGCATTGCAAAGATACTGTACATACCCATGGTGATACATCTTAGAACACGGATGCTAGTTAGCACTGTGGTTGCCCACCAAGATGGCACAGACAACCTTTCCCAGCTCGAGAACCCACATGCCTTCCTAGGCCATCTTCATGCCTGTGGTTGGTGGGAGGGCaccagcaaaagtgggcagagcactgggtgtaaattttacctttgcacagtaggctagttcctacatccccccacccctcttCATTCTCCCCTTTTTAGTGGCCTGTTACGTGTTGCAGCATTCTTTTTACATGATttcctcattcattcattggcgatcgcttgtgaccaagtaagattgtcttccaaaataaagtctttagcaGTGGGTCCGTAGGTGACTGTGAAATTaactattttcttttaaaatagtaTAGAGAAAATTAGTTTTCTTCTCTCTATACAATTTTTAAAGACACATCTGCCGAAACATGTCTGGCAACTGCAGTCATTCAGGGATCTGTACTGCAGCAAGAACATCTTACATGACATTTCAGTCATTTTCAAAAAATCTGTTTTAAGAAATTCATGAACATGTCATGTGGTACATAAAAAGTTCCCTCTGGTTAGATTTTCATTACGTTTTTTCATATGTTGCTGTTATATTCATGTGAGATGGTCACTTTATGAATGTATTTGTCTCAGTTGTATTACAGAGTTTGTCTAGTATTTTTTGGATTTGTGTCTTGATTTTTATGTCAATATTttggttatatgccttcaagccaattacgacttatggcgaccctatgaatctttttttcatatattcatagggttttcatggtaaggtaagaggtttaccattgcctacaGCACCTGGTTTTCCCAGGCGATCTCCCATGCAATTACTAAACACGCCTGAGCCtgtttagcttccaagatcagacgagatcgggcatgttcagggtagtatggctgtagatgTCAATATACAGAACTCCATTTTTatacaatacatttttgcaaCACTGCTAATGGcattccttatactgagtcaggcagttggtctacactgactggcttgGCTCGCCAagctttcagacaggattctctcccagccgtacttggagatgccactgaGGAGTGACCCTGGGGCCATCTGCATGGAAGGCAGCCGCCCTGCCActcagagctatggcccttcctcatccTGTTGTTTGTGCAGTTATTGTGCATCACTCTTGCTCCACctggagaatgtgtgtgtgtgttctttgcagAAGAGAGGGACTTCTTGCACACTATCAAAAAACCTGCTGTGTTTCTACTGGCATGAGCATCACCTGTAGCCACCCACTGGCTGCCCACTTCCACTTCTCCCTGTGCATGTTTGGGGGTAGGGGGCTGCTCTGAGGATGACTAGCACTGAACATCCCCCATTGTTGTTATGCCACGAGGGCAGCATTAAAAAAACCAGGCTTGGCTTTCTGATGGCATGCAAGCTCCACAACACtgttaagggtggtggtgggATAAAATCTACAGAAGTCCTAGCTCCACTTTGAAACAGCCACACCTTTGCAGATCTTGCACCTattgttgttgtaatgtgcctccaagtcgactacgacttatggtgaccctatgaatcagtgacctcaagagcatctgtcatggactaccctgctcagatcttgtaagttcaggtctgtggcttccttgatggaatcaatccatctcttgtttggccttcctcttttgtttttcccagcattgtcttttctagtgaaaggtTTCTTTGCACCTATAACGAGATTTTTTTTCCAGTAAGGGGAAAGCCTCAGCAACGGGGGAGAGGAACTGTGACAGATACACCTCCAGCATGCTGTCATGTGGAAATGCACCTAACCATGGGTGTCCTGACATGCTGCAAATACACACAAAATAGCAGGTATGGAGGCGCCCCAGGAAGGCCCAAGGGAAGCTGATTCTCTCTGGTGCTCTTTCGCTTACCGAGTCGCCTTCCAGTCATCCTCGGGAGATTTTGCCTCCTCCCGCAAAAGCCACATTGTCTCCAAGGACTCTTTTCCACTTGCATCTACAAAGCGCTGACCCACAAAGGCGGCAGTGGAGTCTGCAGGAAACAGAGAGGAGCTAAGCTGGAAGTCAGAGTCtctcctttattttatttgtttatttatttatttattaaatttattagtcgcccatttggctggttctccagccactctgggcgacacacaacataaaacagacaattcacattaaaaccttaaaatgccaacagtaacactaaaacctaacccaccccaaaggcctgcctgaagagccaggttttcaaggtccggcagAAACttatcatggagggggcatggcggatgtcatttgggaaggaattccatagagtgggtgccatgtttgaaaaagccctctccctagttctcaccagtctagctgatttaactggtgggatggagagaaggtcttttgaggctgatcttgttgggcagcaacattgatgatgctggaggcgctccttgaaatagactgggccaaaaccatgcagggttttaaaggtcaaaaccaacaccttgaattgggcccagaaagcaactggtaaccagtgcaactccttcagcactggagtaatgtggtctCAGTGGcagctacccttaatcaggcgagccgcagcattctgtaccagttgcagcttccggaccgttttcaagggtaaccccacatagagcgcattacagtagtctaggcgagaggagaccaggttatgtaccaccaatgggagcagatggtttggaaggtaggggtgcagccttcgtatcaaatggagttgatacagtgccacctggctcacagccgagacctgagccttcatggacagctgggagtcaagaatgacccccaggctgcggacttggtctttcaggggcaactgtaccccattaagcaccaagttaacatcccccagccttctcttgtctcccatgaacagtacctcagttttgtcagggttcagcttcagcttattccttcccatccaaccactcaccgattccaggcacttggacagggtttccacagccaaccctggtgaagacttgaacgagagatagagctgtgtgtcatccacatattgatgacattgcagcccacatctcctgatgatagctcccagcggctttatatagatgttaaatagcatcagggagaggatggaaccctgtggtactccataAGTGAGAGGACatggatccgaaacctcatcccccagtaccaccctctggtacctatcagagaggaaggaaccaTTGCATTACAGTGCCCCCTAAACCCAGCCTATCTagacggtccaggaggataccgtggtcaacggtatcaaaagccgctgagagatccagggggacgaggaaggtgcattcgcccctatccatcgccctcctcatatcatccaccaaggcaacacATTGGCAGCAGAGAGGCACAATGGAGCTGTCAAGTGCAGGATCTACACAGCCTTTTACACCTCTCTGCCTGGCTTGCAACTTCTTTGTTCCCTTCCGAGTCACAAAGACACCCCACCCTACTTGGGGAAGTCGGACAAAGCATCCAAGCATATACAAAGGAAGAGAATTGGCTTGAGAATCGCTCCCACACCCAGTGTGTTTTAGCCATAAATTGCGGTAAGCAAGAAAGAccaccttagaatcatagagttggaaggggccttgaagGCCATCaatcccctgctcacagcaggaaatccacagctacagcatctcccgcagatagctgtccagcctctacttgaagacatccagcgaaggggatcccaccaccttcctaggcagtcggttccattgccgaactgtccttactgtcaagaagttccttctaatgtccaatctgaatctacgctcctgcaacttaaaaccattagacctagtcctaccctctggggcagcagagaacaaatctgtaccctcctctatgtgacagcccttcaggtacttaaagagagcaatcatgtcacccctcagccttctcttcaccagactgaacatgccaagttccttcaacctttcctcataagacttgttctccataccggctatcatccttgtcgccctcttctgaacccgctccaacttgtctatatctttcttaaaatgaggcgcccagaactgaatgcagtattccagatgaggcctgactaatggagaatatagtgggactattacttccctcgacctggaaactatagctctgtttatgcatcccaaaaccgcgtttgccttttttgccgcagcatcacactgctgggtcatgttcaacttgcgatccactacaattccaaggtccttctcacacacactactgctaagccgggtatttcccatcctgtacccgtgcattttgtttttgtggcctagatgcagaatcttgcatttgtctttactgaatttcattttattaatttcagcccaattttctagtctatccaggtccctttggattttattcctgtcttccattgtgttagctatccctcccagtttcgtatcatccgcaaacttcataaggcttccctccaccccatcatctaagtcattgataaaaatgttgaagagtatcggccccaggacagaaccctgtggcactttgctcgaaacctccttccagtccgaagcagagccaccgacgaccactctttgagtacagttttccaaccagttgtgaatccatctgacagtatttccatctagtccgcattgaccagtttgctaatcaaaaggtcgtgggggactttgtcaaacgctttgctgcaatctagatagatgacatctacagcatttccaccatctactaggctagtgacccgatcaaaaaaagagatgagattagtttgacaggatttttttttgacaaacccatgctggctcctactaatcacaggattgtcatctagatagttgccaatggaatcttttattatccgttctaatatctttcccggtattgaagtcagactgaccgccctgtaattccccggatcttcttttttaccctttttaaaaagcgggacgtttgcccgtctccaatcctctggcacctctcccgttctccaggatttctcaaagatgatggcaagaggttccgagagtacatccggaagttccttcaatactctgggatgcagttcatcaggccctggagatctgaactcatttaggttaactaggtatttcctgactatctccttatcaatctcgaactgcagtcccgaccccttactgagattgctaccgatgcaaggttgcacactgttccctttttgggagaaaacggaggcaaaataggtgttgagcagttctgccttttccttgttatctgtcaacattttgccatcctcattgagcagcagtcccaccatttccttggtctttctcttgcttcgaacatatctgaaaaacccctttttgttgttcctcgtttccctcgccagcctcagctcattctgggttgtagctttccttacgctattcctgcaagtacgagccgcttgtcggtactcttccttggtgatgcatccttccttccattctttatacatgctcttttttacttttacctcctccaccagtcttccgtgtagccacattggctttttccgatgtcttccgtttttcttcctctttggaattgtttgcgattgcgctttttgtaatacgttcttcatgaactcccacgcttcttgggctccttttttctttagtctatctagccacgggatcctacccatcatttccctgagcttgctaaaatcggctttcctgaaatccaaggtccatatttgactatcttcttctttggctttccccagaatcccgaattccagcattacgtggtcactttcccccaaggtacccaccgctttaattcccgtgaccaattcgtccctgttagttaagatcaggtccaggattgccgatccccttgttctttcttctactttttgaaagaggaaatgatcagcaaggcccatcagaaatttgttggaggctttgtgcttcgcagagtttgtctcccagcagatatccgagtagttgaagtcccccatcactactacttcttgcctccttgagatttcagagatttgtttgagaaaggcctcgtctaccacctcttcttggccagggggtctgtagtagacacccactaactaccatgtcggttttatttgtttctccatttatttttacccaaatggtctctaccggacccctttgttcgctctcttggatttccatagaggtgtatttgtctttgacgtataacgctactccccctccttttctgttgcttctgttctttctgtagagtttatatccttgaatggctatattccaatcacgggagtcatcccaccaagtctctgttatccctatgaagtcatatttgccttgatgcactaagacttcaagctccccttgcttgtttcccaagctccgcgcgttggtatatagacaccagaaatctcttttgtcctgattggattcctccgttaatgtaccgtgagctttgccgtgcatccctttctctctcccagtgtctcctgtaccgcatccctttctctctcccagtgtctcctgtaccgtTCAAATCCTTGCATTTACAagccgctgtctttggatcggtatttaagctatcatctccatcccccagaggctttagtttaaagccctcttgatgagttttgccatacttctgccaaagagattcttcccagtcctcgtgaggtgcagcccatctcttgccaacagtcccccctccaagaagcttagaccatggtcccagaatccaaacctctcccattgACACCATCTGCGTAGCCTTGCTTCCTTTCAGCTGGATTTCTGGGAGGGAGAAGCGGGACGGGGTGGCCACTGTGTTTATTGGCACGGCCCTGCTGAAGACTTTCGGCACCTAGCAGTGCCCTAAGGAGAGCTTTTTAGGTACAGTCTTAACCCTGGACAGTAATATTCTGCTCATGTTCTTCTTGTGGGCTCCGCagaagagacatctggttggccattcggGAAAGAGGTTGCTGGACCAGgcaggtctttggtctgatccagcaaccaggcacttcttatgttcttatgtggcttttgtttttacattttaattgttttaatcttCTTTTTAAGCCACCACGAGAATGATTGaagagtggtatacaaatacactGTAATTTCAATGGCTGCTcgtgtgatatagtggttagagtgccagactgggacctgggagacagtcagggttcaaatccccatgaagctgactgggtgacttgGGGGCcactcacagtctctcagcctaacctacttcacagggttgtggggataaaatggcgAGAGGGGGTGtcgtgtttgtatgccaccttgagtcctTGGGGAAAGGAATGATAAATAGATAGTCTTGGCCTCTCCACGGTTTTTGTGGCCAGATGATGAATAGTGCTTTTGTTTCAGCAGGTTTCTGTTCTACTTAGTAGTTCATGTTTTCTACCTGATTATTCTGTTTTATCTACTCAGCCCATCTCTGCTttattcaatattatttatttattcaaacaaaaacttatatactgcttgattgtagaaaacctttaAGCTGTTTACAAAAGCAGTTTACACATTTTATAAAGTATTATTGCATAACATGGTTGGATTGTAACCTGCCTTGAGTCATGCAAATGGATTAGGAGGGGAGGTATACATTATTATGAGAGAACAAACATTCCCTTCTCCAGCCCTGGAGCTGCTCAGATCTGCTCTCTGAAACTTGgagtcccccaccaccaccagtccCCCTTCCCAGTAGTCTCATCACCTCCAGGGAAGTGTGGAGGGGTCACTTGCACTTGTCCTTACCCGAGAATGTCCACTTGACTGCAAAGCCAAAGGTGGGCTGTTCCTGCTCCTTGGGATCATGCTGGACTCCGAAAAGGGGAGACGCCTGGATGCGCTTCTCCGCAGCTGACACGGCTGTCAGGTAGGAGCCTGAGAACTGACCAGCTTCATTGGGAGGGTTGAGGACCATCTTGGAGCCCAGCTCATTTACCCACGTCCCTGCCAGGATGCCCTGTGTTGGAGAAGGGGGCAAGTGAGGGAGAGGGGGAGCGTCAGCAGGGGGAATGCAGCCAGGGTCTTCCCCCTCACATGCACGCCAGCATGCGGATGAAGCCGGGCAGGTCTGAAAGCCTCCTGCAGGCAGCAGGGTCTGGCTCAGGGTGGGCCCAGGTGCTCTTGCGCTCAAGCCCTGCTTGGGGGCTGCGGGCTTCCTTGTGGGGGCATCTGGCTGTCCACCGAGAGACACAAGAGGAGGGAACAgatttggtttgatccagcttcagggctctcCCTGGCAGGAGGGGCAAAACCCATAACCCCTATTCATCGGTTTCGTCCTCCCCACCAATCCCCTATTCTTGAGCGCCTCAGGCTCAGGCATGGCCCCCAGGGGCATCTGGCATGATGGGGGACTCAAATCGCATTTGGGGGAAGGGGGTAGAATATGCAGGTCTGTATTTCTGCTGCCCTGTGTGGACCACGACAGAGAGAGAAATGGTCCCAGGTTATGGCCTGCAGGTAcaggaggccagctccctgctgacgcTAGCACggtcaggcctggtcagtgcctggatgggagaccgcctggaaaccatatgtaagccaccttgggtttctcacatgaaaaggcagggtataaatgtaataaataaataaatggcagatGGGGGGGCCCTCCACCCACCGCACGAGGTAGGCAGCGAGGTCTGCCATTCACTCTCACTCTGGGCCGTCCTGGGGCGGGCACACATCAACTGGGCAGCACAGAACTCATGGAGGCCCCTTCACCACACTCTCAGAAGCCCAAAAGGCAAGAAGGCCCACGGCCAGCCAGAGGGGGACACCGCCACTTCTCATGCCCTGCCCGGCACTGAGGCACCCCAGCACCGGCAGCGCAAGTGGAGCCACAAGGCACCTCTGCCAGTGAACTGCCGCCTTCCGGAGAGGCGGAGGCCATGAATTTGGAGGGCATCCAAGGtgctggaatatgtggttcaactccaacttgtgggttgag is a genomic window of Rhineura floridana isolate rRhiFlo1 chromosome 1, rRhiFlo1.hap2, whole genome shotgun sequence containing:
- the LOC133377818 gene encoding avidin-like, whose amino-acid sequence is MWRNMTRAPALALLGSLLAAAATASSSGSQILPVVEAAAEKRRKGILAGTWVNELGSKMVLNPPNEAGQFSGSYLTAVSAAEKRIQASPLFGVQHDPKEQEQPTFGFAVKWTFSDSTAAFVGQRFVDASGKESLETMWLLREEAKSPEDDWKATRIGRNVFTRVK